In the Chloroflexota bacterium genome, one interval contains:
- a CDS encoding YcaQ family DNA glycosylase: MIEASASIARRFLVLRHLLAPPRGLPADPASVLAVVDRLGSLQFDPLEVAGRNHDLVLLARVAGYRRAWTDALLYDRRVLFEAYNKGLSILPTSELPYHRITWDRARAAHTGGAFDEHAPLVEELLDRIRRDGALSSTDLEPRAAIDWYWRPTNQIRALLEALAEARVIAITRREGNRRVYDLAERLFPPEILATRPPEREQRRHRLLSRYRAHGLLGTGGQAELWFGVHPDGASGRAGLRDDLVESGDLVPIRVEGVRGDRFIVATDAHFLEAATAEVAGGVPPGGRPPGVALLAPLDPLVWDRDLLRALFGFDYVWEVYVPERKRRWGYYVLPILFGDRLVGRIEPRIDRGAGALRVLDLWWEEGFEPLAEAGFVDGLAEALRAHRDFAGLQRVVLPRTVRHRALAGALRQFLR, from the coding sequence ATGATCGAGGCGTCGGCGTCGATCGCCCGTCGGTTCCTCGTCCTCCGCCACCTGCTCGCCCCACCGCGCGGGCTGCCGGCCGACCCGGCGAGCGTGCTCGCGGTCGTCGATCGGCTCGGCTCGCTCCAGTTCGACCCGCTCGAGGTCGCCGGCCGCAATCACGACCTCGTCCTCCTCGCGCGCGTGGCCGGCTACCGGCGCGCCTGGACGGACGCCCTCTTGTACGACCGGCGGGTCCTCTTCGAGGCCTACAACAAGGGGCTCTCGATCCTGCCGACGTCCGAGCTGCCATATCACCGGATCACCTGGGACCGCGCCCGCGCCGCCCACACCGGCGGCGCCTTCGACGAGCACGCTCCGCTCGTCGAGGAGCTGCTCGACCGGATCCGACGCGACGGCGCGCTCTCCTCCACGGACCTGGAGCCACGAGCGGCGATCGACTGGTACTGGCGCCCCACGAACCAGATCCGGGCGCTCCTCGAGGCGCTCGCGGAGGCCCGGGTCATCGCGATCACCCGCCGCGAGGGCAATCGCCGCGTCTACGACCTCGCGGAACGCCTCTTCCCGCCGGAGATCCTCGCGACCCGGCCGCCGGAACGTGAGCAGCGCCGTCATCGACTCCTTTCGCGCTACCGCGCTCACGGCCTGCTCGGGACAGGCGGCCAGGCGGAGCTGTGGTTCGGCGTTCATCCGGACGGCGCGAGCGGTCGAGCCGGCCTCCGTGACGACCTGGTCGAGTCCGGGGATCTCGTTCCCATCCGCGTCGAGGGCGTCCGCGGCGACCGCTTCATCGTCGCCACGGACGCGCACTTCCTCGAGGCTGCGACGGCGGAGGTCGCGGGGGGCGTTCCTCCAGGCGGCCGGCCGCCCGGTGTCGCGCTCCTCGCCCCCCTCGACCCGCTGGTCTGGGATCGCGACCTCCTGCGGGCCCTCTTCGGATTCGACTACGTCTGGGAGGTCTACGTCCCGGAGCGAAAGCGCCGCTGGGGGTACTACGTCCTGCCGATCCTCTTTGGCGACCGCCTCGTCGGACGGATCGAGCCGCGGATCGACCGAGGCGCGGGCGCGCTCCGGGTCCTCGATCTGTGGTGGGAGGAGGGCTTCGAACCGCTGGCCGAGGCGGGCTTCGTCGACGGCCTCGCGGAGGCTCTCCGTGCCCACCGGGACTTCGCCGGACTCCAGCGGGTGGTCCTGCCACGGACGGTCCGGCACCGCGCGCTCGCCGGAGCGCTCCGACAGTTCCTCCGCTGA
- a CDS encoding methylenetetrahydrofolate reductase yields the protein MVLAGLLAAPTFELLPLKSAHERAAILPPGSTISVTASPAMGIEATIDLCESLEATGFVAVPHLAARMIHDRAHLADLLARLRGIGTHRVFVVGGDTKEPGAFLDGLSLLRAMADLGHPFTEIGVPCYPEGHAFIPDGALLEALRAKAEFATSMTTQLCFDAAAIATWLTARRTEGIALPVRIGIPGVAEPHRLLAIGARIGVADSRGFLSKNTRFAARLVRSGGFYRPDGLLEGLAATAARSDSGIVDLHVYTFNNVGPTESWRRRYLERLADPAAA from the coding sequence ATGGTGCTCGCCGGGCTCCTCGCTGCCCCGACGTTCGAGCTGCTGCCGCTCAAGAGCGCACACGAGCGGGCCGCGATCCTTCCGCCCGGCTCGACGATCTCGGTGACGGCGTCGCCGGCCATGGGGATCGAGGCGACGATCGACCTCTGCGAGTCGCTCGAGGCGACCGGATTCGTCGCGGTGCCGCATCTCGCGGCGCGGATGATCCACGATCGCGCCCACCTCGCGGACCTCCTCGCCCGGCTGCGGGGCATCGGGACCCATCGGGTGTTCGTCGTCGGCGGAGATACGAAGGAGCCGGGCGCATTCCTCGACGGGCTGTCCCTGCTCCGGGCGATGGCGGACCTCGGCCACCCGTTCACCGAGATCGGTGTTCCGTGCTATCCGGAGGGTCACGCCTTCATCCCCGATGGCGCGCTCCTCGAGGCGCTCCGGGCGAAGGCCGAGTTCGCGACATCGATGACGACCCAGCTCTGTTTCGACGCGGCCGCCATCGCGACGTGGCTGACGGCGCGACGGACCGAGGGGATCGCGCTCCCGGTGCGCATCGGGATCCCCGGGGTGGCGGAGCCGCATCGGCTCCTTGCGATCGGGGCGCGGATCGGCGTCGCCGACAGCCGAGGCTTCCTCTCGAAGAACACCCGGTTCGCCGCCCGGCTCGTACGCTCCGGCGGCTTCTATCGGCCGGACGGCCTGCTCGAGGGTCTGGCCGCGACGGCCGCGAGATCCGACTCGGGGATCGTCGACCTCCATGTGTACACCTTCAACAACGTCGGCCCGACCGAGTCGTGGCGGCGACGCTACCTCGAGCGACTCGCGGACCCGGCAGCCGCGTGA
- a CDS encoding trimethylamine methyltransferase family protein has protein sequence MDESPRHRSGGRDARRALRSHSRDPYLPFLTRTLAPFEVLSDEGLSIIERNADTILEQVGLDFRGDPDALRLFHDAGADVQGERVRFPRGLARSIVQATAPREYVQHARNPARSVPIGGMTTVLAPSYGTPFVRDLDRGRRYGTIEDFRNFVKLAYMSPYLQHSGGTVCEPVDVPVQKRHLDMVYAHMRFSDKPFMGSVTHPDRARDTVEMAKILFGADYLEDHTVITSLINANSPLVWDGTMLGSARAYAESNQATIITPFILAGAMAPVTAAGVCAQTLAESLGGMAFTQLVRPGAPVILGSFASSISMQSGAPTFGTPEPALVLYTMASLARRLGVPFRSGGNLCASKIADAQAAYESAATFNPTILAGVNFVLHAAGWLEGGLAIGYEKFILDADQCGMAAVFVKGVDMSENGQALEAIIENGPGHHFLGTAHTLANFESAFYRSEVADNNSFEQWSEDGGLDAAQRANAIWKRMLAEYEAPPIDPAMDEALLDFMARRKAVLPDSEV, from the coding sequence ATGGACGAGAGCCCTCGCCACCGTTCGGGCGGCCGTGATGCGCGACGTGCACTGCGGAGCCACTCCCGCGATCCGTACCTGCCGTTCCTCACCCGGACGCTCGCGCCGTTCGAGGTGCTGAGCGACGAGGGTCTCTCGATCATCGAGCGCAACGCCGACACGATCCTCGAGCAGGTGGGCCTGGACTTCCGCGGCGACCCGGATGCCCTCCGGCTGTTCCACGACGCGGGGGCGGACGTCCAGGGCGAACGGGTGCGGTTCCCGCGCGGCCTCGCCCGATCGATCGTCCAGGCAACGGCGCCGCGGGAGTACGTCCAGCACGCCCGCAATCCGGCGCGAAGTGTCCCGATCGGGGGCATGACGACGGTCCTCGCCCCTTCGTACGGGACCCCGTTCGTCCGTGACCTCGACCGCGGTCGCCGCTACGGGACGATCGAGGACTTCCGCAACTTCGTGAAGCTCGCCTACATGAGCCCGTACCTCCAGCACAGCGGCGGGACGGTCTGCGAGCCGGTGGACGTCCCGGTCCAGAAGCGGCATCTCGACATGGTCTACGCCCACATGCGCTTCAGCGACAAACCGTTCATGGGCTCGGTCACCCACCCGGATCGGGCCCGCGACACGGTCGAGATGGCGAAGATCCTGTTCGGGGCGGACTACCTCGAGGATCACACGGTCATCACGAGCCTCATCAACGCGAACTCGCCGCTCGTCTGGGACGGGACGATGCTCGGGTCCGCCCGGGCCTACGCGGAGAGCAACCAGGCGACGATCATCACGCCGTTCATCCTCGCCGGGGCGATGGCGCCGGTCACCGCCGCCGGCGTCTGCGCCCAGACCCTCGCCGAGTCGCTCGGCGGGATGGCCTTCACGCAGCTCGTCCGGCCCGGTGCGCCGGTCATCCTCGGCTCGTTCGCGAGCTCGATCTCGATGCAGTCCGGCGCACCGACGTTCGGGACCCCGGAGCCGGCGCTCGTCCTCTACACGATGGCCTCGCTCGCCCGGCGGCTCGGTGTCCCGTTCCGCTCCGGCGGCAACCTCTGCGCCTCGAAGATCGCCGACGCCCAGGCGGCCTATGAGTCCGCGGCGACGTTCAATCCGACGATCCTCGCCGGCGTGAACTTCGTCCTCCACGCGGCGGGCTGGCTCGAGGGCGGCCTCGCCATCGGCTACGAGAAGTTCATCCTCGACGCGGATCAGTGCGGGATGGCGGCCGTCTTCGTCAAGGGCGTCGACATGTCGGAGAACGGCCAGGCGCTCGAAGCGATCATCGAGAACGGTCCGGGTCACCACTTCCTCGGTACCGCCCACACCCTCGCGAATTTCGAGTCGGCGTTCTACCGTTCCGAGGTCGCCGACAACAACAGCTTCGAGCAATGGAGCGAGGACGGCGGACTCGATGCCGCTCAGCGGGCCAACGCGATCTGGAAGCGGATGCTCGCCGAGTACGAGGCGCCGCCGATCGACCCGGCGATGGACGAGGCGCTCCTCGACTTCATGGCCCGGCGGAAGGCCGTGCTGCCCGATTCTGAGGTCTGA
- a CDS encoding DUF4445 domain-containing protein, which translates to MRALDPDLPRTAGRRRNRSPAEPAPRRDARAGRRPLTAHPVATTTQTDPRIIFTPSGRRGRFPVGTTVLDAGRALGVDIDSVCGGRGLCGRCQVTPGIGSFPKHGITSAPDHLSEEGPLEGEYRRARGLAEGRRLSCTAVVRGDLLIDVPPESQVHRQVVRKGLDVRTFVVDPVVRLHYVVVPPAELARPGGDLARLFTELERDWGLSDLESDLGVIRALQPALERNGGRVTVAIHDGHAVIAVWPGLHERIFGVAVDVGSTTIAGHLADIADGAVLASSGVMNPQIRFGEDLMSRVSYAMLHDGGAAEMTRVVRDALTSLVAGLAASGGIDGSDILELAIVGNPIMHHLLLGIDPIPLGSAPFALATDRAVRTTAAEIELGGVNQGARVYVLPCIAGHVGADTAGVILAEEAHRAERVRLTVDVGTNAEIVLGTKDRLLAASSPTGPAFEGAQISAGQRAAPGAIERVRIDRATLEPRFRVIGSARWSDDPGFDAVERRIGVTGICGSGIVEVIAELFLAGIVTADGIVDGSLAARTPRIVRDGRTFSYVLHEPAGDGPRILITQNDVRAIQLAKAALYAGVRLLMDHLGVDEVDEIRLAGAFGSQIDLLHAMVLGLIPDCDLAAAAPAGNAAGTGALIALLSKAARAEIEMVVRTVEKIETAVEPRFQEHFVDAMALPHRTATYPHLRAAVELPTARTITDAGDAGRAERRRRRVVAAASREDR; encoded by the coding sequence ATGCGGGCGCTGGATCCGGACCTTCCGCGAACCGCCGGCCGCCGGCGAAACCGGTCGCCGGCTGAACCCGCGCCGCGGCGGGACGCCCGAGCCGGCCGCCGCCCGCTGACCGCTCATCCGGTGGCGACCACGACCCAGACCGATCCGCGCATCATCTTCACGCCTTCCGGACGGCGTGGCCGATTCCCCGTCGGCACGACGGTCCTCGACGCCGGACGCGCGCTCGGCGTCGACATCGACTCGGTCTGCGGCGGGCGCGGTCTGTGCGGCCGCTGCCAGGTGACCCCGGGCATCGGCAGCTTCCCGAAGCACGGGATCACCTCCGCTCCGGATCATCTGTCGGAGGAGGGCCCGCTCGAGGGGGAGTACCGCCGCGCGCGGGGCCTGGCAGAGGGCCGCCGCCTCAGCTGCACGGCCGTCGTCCGGGGCGACCTGCTCATCGACGTGCCGCCGGAGAGCCAGGTCCACCGCCAGGTCGTCCGGAAGGGCCTCGACGTCCGGACGTTCGTCGTCGACCCCGTCGTCCGTCTCCACTACGTGGTGGTCCCGCCGGCCGAACTCGCCCGACCCGGCGGCGATCTCGCCCGCCTCTTCACCGAGCTCGAACGCGACTGGGGCCTGAGCGACCTGGAGTCCGACCTCGGCGTCATCCGCGCCCTCCAGCCCGCCCTCGAGCGGAACGGCGGTCGGGTGACGGTCGCGATCCACGACGGGCACGCGGTCATCGCCGTCTGGCCGGGCCTTCACGAGCGGATCTTCGGCGTGGCCGTGGACGTCGGCTCGACGACGATCGCCGGCCATCTCGCCGACATCGCCGATGGCGCGGTCCTCGCGAGCAGCGGGGTGATGAACCCGCAGATCCGCTTCGGCGAGGACCTCATGAGCCGGGTGAGCTACGCGATGCTCCACGACGGCGGCGCCGCGGAGATGACGAGGGTCGTCCGCGACGCCCTGACGAGCCTCGTCGCCGGCCTCGCGGCGAGCGGCGGGATCGACGGATCGGACATCCTCGAGCTCGCCATCGTCGGGAACCCGATCATGCATCACCTCCTCCTCGGCATCGATCCGATCCCGCTCGGGTCGGCACCGTTCGCGCTGGCGACGGACCGGGCCGTGCGGACGACGGCGGCGGAGATCGAGCTCGGCGGCGTCAACCAGGGCGCCCGGGTCTACGTCCTCCCCTGCATCGCCGGCCACGTCGGTGCGGACACCGCCGGGGTCATCCTCGCCGAGGAGGCCCATCGGGCCGAGCGGGTCCGGCTCACCGTCGATGTCGGGACGAACGCCGAGATCGTCCTCGGGACGAAGGACCGGCTCCTCGCCGCCTCGAGTCCGACCGGCCCGGCATTCGAGGGTGCCCAGATCAGCGCCGGTCAGCGCGCCGCGCCGGGCGCCATCGAGCGGGTCCGGATCGATCGGGCGACGCTCGAGCCGCGGTTCCGGGTCATCGGCTCAGCGCGCTGGTCGGACGACCCGGGCTTCGACGCGGTCGAGCGACGGATCGGCGTCACGGGCATCTGCGGCTCGGGCATCGTCGAGGTCATCGCGGAGCTGTTCCTCGCCGGGATCGTGACGGCGGACGGGATCGTCGACGGCAGCCTCGCGGCGCGGACCCCGCGGATCGTCCGCGACGGCCGGACCTTCAGCTACGTCCTCCACGAGCCGGCGGGCGACGGACCGCGGATCCTCATCACCCAGAACGACGTCCGGGCGATCCAGCTGGCGAAGGCCGCCCTCTACGCCGGGGTTCGGCTGCTCATGGACCACCTCGGCGTGGACGAGGTCGACGAGATCCGCCTCGCCGGCGCGTTCGGCAGCCAGATCGACCTCCTCCACGCGATGGTCCTCGGCCTCATCCCGGACTGTGACCTTGCGGCAGCCGCGCCGGCCGGCAACGCCGCCGGCACCGGCGCCCTCATCGCCCTCCTCTCGAAGGCGGCGCGCGCGGAGATCGAGATGGTCGTCCGGACCGTGGAGAAGATCGAGACGGCGGTCGAGCCGCGGTTCCAGGAGCATTTCGTCGATGCGATGGCCCTCCCCCACCGGACGGCCACCTATCCACACCTTCGCGCGGCGGTCGAGCTGCCGACCGCGCGGACGATCACCGACGCCGGCGATGCTGGCCGGGCCGAACGACGCCGGCGACGGGTGGTCGCCGCCGCGTCAAGGGAGGATCGCTGA
- a CDS encoding methyltetrahydrofolate cobalamin methyltransferase, whose product MSHRATHTVVSSATRDVVIGADRPFVIIGERINPTGRKLLAEEMKQGDFSRVERDALAQVEAGAHMLDINAGIPLADEPAILARTIQLVQSLVDVPLSIDSSIVEALAAGLAVYRGKPLVNSVTGEEERLERVLPLVKKYGAAVVAISNDDTGISEDPDVRFAVAKRIVERAADHGIPRQDIVVDPLVMPIGAMATAGRQVFHLVRRLRDELKVNSTCGASNVSFGLPNREGINAAFLTMAMSNGLTSAITNPLLADVRAAIMGADVLLGNDPECGRWIRTFREPPAAGETGRRLNPRRGGTPEPAAAR is encoded by the coding sequence GTGAGCCACCGCGCCACCCATACCGTGGTCAGTTCGGCGACCCGCGACGTCGTCATCGGGGCGGATCGGCCGTTCGTCATCATCGGCGAGCGGATCAACCCCACGGGCCGGAAGCTCCTCGCCGAGGAGATGAAGCAGGGCGACTTCAGCCGGGTCGAGCGCGATGCCCTCGCCCAGGTGGAGGCCGGCGCCCACATGCTCGACATCAACGCCGGGATCCCGCTCGCGGACGAGCCGGCGATCCTCGCCCGGACGATTCAGCTCGTCCAGTCGCTCGTCGACGTCCCGCTGTCCATCGACTCGTCGATCGTCGAGGCGCTCGCTGCCGGTCTCGCCGTATACCGCGGCAAGCCGCTCGTCAACTCGGTGACCGGCGAGGAGGAGCGCCTCGAGCGGGTCCTTCCCCTCGTGAAGAAATACGGTGCCGCGGTCGTCGCGATCAGCAACGACGACACCGGCATCAGCGAGGATCCGGATGTCCGGTTCGCGGTGGCGAAGCGGATCGTCGAGCGGGCTGCGGACCACGGCATCCCGCGGCAGGACATCGTCGTCGATCCCCTCGTCATGCCGATCGGGGCGATGGCGACCGCGGGCCGCCAGGTGTTCCATCTCGTCCGACGGCTTCGCGACGAACTCAAGGTGAATTCGACCTGCGGCGCCTCCAACGTGAGTTTCGGCCTGCCGAATCGCGAGGGCATCAACGCCGCCTTCCTCACGATGGCGATGTCGAACGGGCTCACGTCGGCGATCACCAACCCGCTCCTCGCCGACGTGAGGGCGGCGATCATGGGTGCGGACGTGCTCCTCGGCAACGACCCGGAATGCGGGCGCTGGATCCGGACCTTCCGCGAACCGCCGGCCGCCGGCGAAACCGGTCGCCGGCTGAACCCGCGCCGCGGCGGGACGCCCGAGCCGGCCGCCGCCCGCTGA
- a CDS encoding virulence factor codes for MAAFLTTIWWRDIPAQVIARDGRRAHKVVLHPRFQVAIDKAAVKAGKKSANDYIEEWRKSQRPCGDDLEAEAQSEADRVEQAYDRHALAALVVSGGIDQAKEPA; via the coding sequence ATGGCCGCCTTCCTCACCACGATCTGGTGGCGCGACATCCCCGCCCAGGTCATCGCCAGGGACGGCCGGCGGGCCCACAAGGTCGTCCTGCACCCGCGGTTCCAGGTCGCGATCGACAAGGCCGCGGTCAAGGCAGGAAAGAAGTCCGCCAACGACTACATCGAGGAATGGCGGAAGAGCCAGCGCCCGTGCGGCGACGACCTCGAGGCCGAGGCGCAGTCCGAAGCCGACCGAGTCGAACAGGCATACGACCGGCACGCCCTGGCGGCACTCGTCGTGAGCGGCGGCATCGACCAGGCGAAGGAGCCCGCGTGA
- a CDS encoding DUF1638 domain-containing protein gives MVAVVRQAALQNVTITCLPATLHNRPGGIPEAVRRRIRAGRASGYEQIFAAYADCGTGGLLDRVLEAEGIERLAGAHCYEVFAGRADFARLAADEPGTFFLTDFLARNFERLVVRGLGLDRHPELLPVYFGNYRRLVYLAQTDDPDLVAAARRGAARLGLAFELRLTGYGELAPALLAAATRVPATTSAVTADLVLARVASVA, from the coding sequence ATGGTCGCGGTCGTCCGTCAGGCCGCCCTGCAGAACGTGACGATCACCTGCCTGCCGGCGACGCTCCACAACCGGCCGGGCGGCATCCCCGAGGCGGTCCGGCGCCGGATTCGGGCCGGTCGAGCCAGCGGCTACGAGCAGATCTTCGCCGCCTACGCCGACTGTGGCACGGGCGGCCTCCTCGACCGGGTCCTCGAGGCAGAGGGCATCGAGCGGCTTGCCGGCGCCCACTGCTACGAGGTCTTCGCCGGCCGCGCGGACTTCGCCCGCCTCGCCGCGGATGAGCCGGGCACGTTCTTCCTCACCGATTTCCTCGCCCGGAACTTCGAGCGGCTCGTCGTCCGCGGGCTCGGCCTGGATCGCCATCCGGAGCTCCTGCCCGTGTACTTCGGCAACTACCGGCGCCTCGTCTACCTCGCCCAGACGGACGATCCTGATCTCGTCGCGGCGGCCCGGCGTGGCGCGGCCCGCCTCGGACTCGCCTTCGAGCTCCGCCTGACGGGCTACGGGGAGCTGGCGCCGGCCCTCCTCGCGGCGGCGACGCGCGTCCCCGCCACCACCTCCGCCGTCACCGCCGACCTCGTCCTCGCCCGCGTCGCGAGCGTCGCCTGA
- a CDS encoding corrinoid protein encodes MAQDDQDLNLASLSDEELTEQMHNDLYDGMAAEIVIGTNILLGRGWGPDRVLNEALVEGMRIVGIDFRDGILFVPEVLLAANAMKSGMAILRPLLAETGAKPVGKVVIGTVKGDIHDIGKNLVAMMLEGAGFEVFDLGINTDAEKFLAALDEHHPDILGMSALLTTTMPYMKVVIEALKSRGIRDDYIVLVGGAPLNEEFGMAVGADAYCRDAAVAAETARALIEKKRANLA; translated from the coding sequence ATGGCGCAGGACGACCAGGACCTCAATCTCGCGAGCCTCTCCGACGAGGAGCTCACCGAGCAGATGCACAACGATCTCTACGACGGCATGGCTGCCGAGATCGTCATCGGCACGAACATCCTCCTCGGCCGGGGTTGGGGCCCGGACCGCGTCCTCAATGAGGCGCTGGTCGAGGGGATGCGGATCGTCGGCATCGACTTTCGAGACGGGATCCTCTTCGTGCCCGAGGTCCTCCTCGCCGCGAACGCGATGAAGTCCGGCATGGCCATCCTCCGTCCGCTCCTCGCCGAGACCGGTGCGAAGCCGGTCGGCAAGGTCGTCATCGGGACCGTCAAGGGCGACATCCACGACATCGGCAAGAACCTCGTGGCGATGATGCTCGAGGGTGCCGGCTTCGAGGTGTTCGACCTCGGCATCAACACGGACGCCGAGAAGTTCCTCGCCGCTCTCGACGAACACCATCCGGACATCCTCGGCATGTCCGCCCTCCTCACGACGACGATGCCGTACATGAAGGTCGTCATCGAGGCGCTCAAGTCGCGCGGCATCCGCGACGACTACATCGTCCTCGTCGGCGGGGCGCCGCTGAACGAGGAGTTCGGGATGGCCGTCGGGGCGGACGCGTACTGCCGCGACGCGGCGGTGGCGGCCGAGACGGCCCGCGCCCTCATCGAGAAGAAGCGTGCCAACCTCGCCTGA
- a CDS encoding IclR family transcriptional regulator gives MSRVQSIERAFAVLGALSDGPVGVTELAERIRLPKSTVARLLSALATEEAVEQAPGDPRYRLGGRLATLGASLRPVATLVAVAHPDLETLAADVGEAAGLGVGDGQLVHYVDQVTPPNPVQVRDWSGTRVPMHAVPSGLVLLAHASPAALDRYLAHPLERFTSRTLVDPAAVRERLRRIQLDGYAWVHEEFSDGIDSVAAAVADRSGEVVAAVHVHGPSYRFPPAGGEERIAVLVMKAAARVSGRLRQMSGRSGSG, from the coding sequence ATGTCCAGAGTCCAGTCGATCGAGCGGGCGTTCGCCGTGCTTGGTGCCCTCTCCGACGGCCCGGTCGGCGTGACGGAGCTCGCGGAGCGCATCCGCCTTCCCAAGAGCACCGTTGCGCGGCTCCTGTCCGCGCTCGCGACGGAGGAGGCCGTCGAGCAGGCACCCGGCGATCCACGCTATCGACTCGGTGGGCGGCTGGCGACGCTCGGGGCGAGTCTCCGACCCGTCGCGACGCTGGTGGCAGTGGCCCACCCGGACCTCGAGACGCTCGCCGCGGACGTCGGCGAGGCCGCCGGCCTCGGGGTCGGCGACGGCCAGCTCGTCCACTATGTCGACCAGGTGACGCCGCCCAACCCGGTCCAGGTCCGCGACTGGTCCGGCACGCGGGTCCCGATGCACGCCGTCCCGTCAGGCCTGGTCCTCCTCGCGCACGCGTCGCCGGCGGCGCTCGATCGCTATCTCGCGCACCCGCTCGAGCGGTTCACGTCACGGACCCTCGTCGATCCCGCAGCCGTCCGGGAACGGCTCCGTCGGATCCAGCTCGACGGGTATGCCTGGGTCCACGAGGAGTTCTCCGACGGGATCGATTCGGTGGCGGCGGCCGTCGCCGATCGTTCCGGCGAGGTCGTCGCGGCGGTCCACGTCCACGGCCCGTCGTATCGATTCCCTCCGGCCGGCGGGGAGGAGCGGATCGCCGTCCTCGTGATGAAGGCGGCGGCGCGCGTGTCCGGCCGACTCCGCCAGATGTCGGGTCGATCCGGGTCCGGCTGA